A window of Aeromicrobium duanguangcaii genomic DNA:
GTCCGCCTCGACAGCATCGAGCGCGCGATCGACGACATCCGCGAGGGCAAGGCGATCGTCGTCGTCGACGACGAGGGCCGCGAGAACGAGGGCGACATCATCTTCGCCGCCTCCAAGGCCACGCCCGAGCTGATGGCCTTCCTGGTCCGCTACTCCAGCGGCCTGGTCTGCGCGCCGGTCACCGGCGAGATCCTCGACCGGCTCGCGATCCCGCTGATGACGCCGCACAACCGCGACCGCCTGCGCACGGCGTACACGGTGTCGATCGACGCCCGCGACGGCGTCACGACCGGCATCTCGGCGTCCGACCGTGCCCGCACCTGCCGCGTCCTGGCGGACTCGGCGACCGAGCCGTTCGAGATCACCCAGCCCGGTCACATCGTGCCGCTGCGCGCGAAGCCCGGTGGCGTGCTCGAGCGCCCCGGCCACACCGAGGCCGCGGTCGACTTCGCCCGCCTGGCCGGGCTGACGCCCGCCGGCGTGATCGGCGAGGTCATGAACGACGACGGCACGCTCAAGCGCGCTCCCGAGCTGCGCGAGTTCGCCGACGAGCACGGGCTGGCGCTCGTCTCGATCGCCGACCTGCAGGTGCACCTGCGGCTGCACGAGTCGCAGGTCGACCGTCTCGCCGAGACGCGCCTGCCCACCGAGTTCGGCCAGTTCCGGGCGCTCGGGTACCGCGACCGGATCGAGGGCGCCGAGCACGTCGCTCTGGTCCACGGCGAGCCCGGCACCGAGGACGTGCTGGTGCGCCTGCACTCGGAGTGCCTGACCGGGGACGTCTTCGGGTCGCGGCGCTGCGACTGCGGACCGCAGTTCGAGGCCGCGATGGCCGCCGTCGTCGCCGAGGGCGCCGGCATCGTCGTCTACCTGCGCGGCCACGAGGGCCGGGGGATCGGCCTGCTGCACAAGCTGCAGGCCTACGAGCTGCAGGACGAGGGCCAGGACACCGTCGACGCGAACCTCGCCCTCGGCTTCGGTGAGGACGAGCGAGACTACGCCGCGGGCGCCCAGATCCTGCGCGACCTGGGCATCACCTCGGTGCGGCTCCTGACGAACAACCCCGACAAGGCGACCCAGCTGGAGCAGTACGGCGTCAAGGTCGCCGAGCGGCTCCCGGTGGTCATCGCGCCCACGCCCGACAACCTGCGGTACCTGCAGACCAAGGCCGCGCGGATGGGCCACGACCTGCCCGATCTGCACATCGACGAGGAGAGCTGACATGGCCGGACACGGCGCCCCCGAACTGACGGTCGACGGCACCGGCGCGAAGGTCGCCATCGTGGCGTCCAGCTGGCACACCGAGGTCATGGACGGCCTCGTCGCCGGGGCCGAGCGCGCGCTCAAGGAGGCCGGCGTCAGCGACCCGACGCTCGTGCGGGCCGCCGGCTCGTTCGAGCTGCCGATCATCGCGCAGGGCTGCGCGAAGGCCGGCTACGACGTGGTGGTGGCGCTCGGCGTCATCATCCGTGGCGGCACGCCGCACTTCGAGTACGTGTCCGCCGCGACCACCGACGGACTGTCGCGCGTCGCGCTCGACACGGGCGTCCCGGTGGGCTTCGGACTGCTCACGTGCGACGACGAGCAGCAGGCGCTGGACCGCGCCGGACTGCCCGGTTCGAACGAGGACAAGGGCCGCGAGGCCGCCGAGGCCGCGCTCGCGGCATGGGTGACCCTCCGGGGTCTGGCACCCCGCCGATAGGATCGACTCGATGAAGACGTTCGATGGCCTGTTCGCGGAACTGTCCGAGAAGGCCGCAACCCGCCCCGAGGGCTCCCGCACGGTCGAGGAGCTCGACGCGGGCGTGCACGCGATCGGCAAGAAGCTCGTCGAGGAGGCCGCCGAGTCGTGGATGGCCGCCGAGCACGAGGGACCTGCGCGTGCGGCCGAGGAGATCAGCCAGCTGCTGTACCACGCGCAGGTGATGATGATCGCCGCTGGCATCTCCCTCGATGACGTCTACTCACACCTCTAGGAACCACATGCTCAAGGTCGCCGTCCCCAACAAGGGGGCCCTGTCCGAGGCTGCTGCCGAGATGCTGGCCGAGGCCGGCTACCGCCAGCGCCGCAACGCCAAGGACCTCGTCTGCGTCGATGCCGACAACGAGGTCGAGTTCTTCTACCTGCGACCGCGCGACATCGCGATCTACGTCGGCGAGGGCACCCTCGACGCCGGGATCACCGGCCGGGACCTGCTGCTGGACTCCGGCGCCAAGGCCGACGAGGCCATGACGCTGGGCTTCGCCGGCTCGACGTTCCGCTTCGCCGCGCCCCGGGGCACGCTGACGTCCGAGGCCGAGCTGGCCGGACGCCGCATCGCCACCTCGTACCCGGGCATCGTCCGGGCGCACCTGGAGACCCTCGGCATCGACGCCCAGGTCGTGCGCCTCGACGGCGCGGTCGAGACCTCGATCCGGCTGGGCGTCGCCGACGCGATCGCCGACGTCGTCGAGACCGGCACCACGCTGCGTCAGGCGGGGCTCGAGGTCTTCGGCGAGCCGATCCTGCAGTCCGAGGCGCTGATGATCACGCGCTCGGCCTCCGAGGCTCCCGCCGGCCTGGAGGTCTTCCGTCGCCGGCTCGAGAGCGTCATCGTCGCTCGCACCTACGTGATGATGGACTACGACATCCGCGTCGAGAACGTCGAGAAGGCCGTCAACCTGACGCCCGGCATCGAGTCGCCCACGGTCTCGCCGCTGCATCGTGAGGGCTGGGTCGCGGTGCGGGCGATGGTTCCGCGCGACGCCAGCCAGCGGATCATGGACGACCTCTACGCCCTCGGCGGTCGCGGCATCCTCGTCACCGACATCCTGTCGTGCCGGATCTGATGGATATGACCACTCGCCGCACCTTCCGTCCCACCGGCGTCATCGTCGTGATGTGGGCGATGGTGGTCGTGCTGACCGTCATGGCCTTCGTCATCGGCACCCGACTGCCCGAGGACTACCAGTTCCGCACCTCCGAGACCGCGACGATCGGCGTGTTGATCGGCGCCGTGGCGATCTTCGCGCTGGCCTGCACCCTGAGCCGGGCCAGCGGCGACGAGGAGTCGCTGACCTTCGTCAACGGGTTCCGCAAGCACGTCCTGCGCTGGGACGAGATCGCCGTCATCTCGATGCGCGCCGGTGCGCCGTGGCCCACCGTCGAGACCAAGGACGGCCGGCGGCTGCCGGTGTTCGCGATCCAGGGCAGCGAGGGCGGCTCCGCGCGCGACGCGGTGTCGTGGCTCGTCGGGCACATGCGATGAGCGTCCACGGCGGAGGCCGTTCGCTCGCCTCGCCGGCGTTCCCGGACGACGACGGCTCGACCGATCCCACGCTGGACCTCACGGACGACACGACGGTGCTGGCGACCCTCGGCACGGCCCGGGTGTTCGTCCCCGTGGTCGCGGTGCTGGGGGAGCAGGCCACCGACGGCAGTGACAAGAACTCCGACATGGCCGCGGTGCTGATGACCGGCGCCGACGGCCGCACCGCCCTGCTGGCGTTCAGCTCGATCGAGACGATGACGCGCTGGAACCCGAACTCGCGCCCCGTCCCGGTCTACGGTCGTGACGCCGCGCGTTCCGCGATCGCTGAGGGCGCCTCGGCCCTGCTGCTCGACCTGGCCCAGCCGTCGTTCAGTGTCGTCGAGACCGAGGACCTCGAGCACCTCGCCGCCGAGCACGTCCTCGTCAGGACGCCCGCCGGCACCGCCTGGGTCGAGCCGGCCTAGTCCTGATCGATGCGCGTGGCCGGCAGATTGACGAGGTTCACGTCGGCTTCGTACGTGATCGCCGAGGGCGGCAGACCCGCGAACCGCGCGAGCTCGCGCTGCTCGTCCTGACTCGGCACATCGGCGGTCACGCCGGCCCGCACGCCGGATCCGTCCGAGTGCACCGAGACCTCCGTGAGGCCGAGGGCTCGGCCCTCCGCCGAGCCGGCCAGCTTCCGTGCCACCACCTGCAGCTCGGCGCGGGTGTAGGCGGCCTGGGACGTCGCGACGATCCGGATGCCCTCGGGAGTCTCGGCCGCGTACTCCGCCACCTTGGCCGGCACCGAACCGTGCCATCTGGCGGTGATGACCTTCTTGTCGGGGTCCACCTCCAGGCCGGCGAACGAGTCGCCGCCCATCGCTCGAACGTGGTCGGCGATCTCGGCGATGCTGGGGGGAGGTGACGCAGGAGAGGCGCCCGCTCGGGCAACGCCGAACCCGCCGGCCGCCACGGCGAGAGCGCCGACGGCGAGCGATGTCATCGTGCGAAGAGCGCTCATGGTCAGGTCAGCTGAACAGGTCGCCGATGATGCCGCCGCCGCCGGAGGACCCGCCGGAGGAGCCGCTGGCGCCGCTGTCCCACTCGCTCGGCTGGACGACCACGAAGCCCTGACCGTGGTAGCGGTACTGGAACGCCTCGCCCGATCCGCCGCGCAGCATGGAGCGCACGTTCATCGAGTTGACCAGCTGCGGCTGCAGGTGCGACGACCAGGCCACCGCCGCGTTCACGTCGACGTGGGTGGCCTGCTGGGCGCAGTCGAGCACCACGGGCTGGCCGACGGCGTGCAGCGCCACGGTCCCGGTGCCCGAGAGCTCCATGTTGAACAGGCCGCCGGCCATCATGCTGCCGGCCTTGACCCGCTTGATGTCCCACTTCAGGGACGAGTCGAACGCCAGCAGGTTGCGGCCGCTGACGCTGAGCGCGTCGCCGGTCAGCTGCACGAGGAACACGTAGCCGGCCGTGTCGGCGAAGAAGACCTCGCCCTGACCGGAGACGCGCATGAGCGGCACGTCGTCGCCGCTGACGGCCTTCTTCAGCAGGCGGCCCATCGAGCCGGCGCTCTCGTGGTTGAACGTGACGGCGCCCTGGTACGCGACCATCGCGCCCTTGACGGCCAGCACGTCGTCGCCGAGCGAGACGCGCAGCATCTGGGGGTTCTGGACGACGAAGCGCTCGTTCGTCTGCTTCTCGAGGTTGGCCTGGCCGAACAGCTCACTCTGCATGGGCACAGCCTAGGGGGCGTCAGCCGTCGAAGTGATGCATGTCGGAGCGTCCGTACGACCACCGGAAGCCGTGCTTGCGCATGAGCTTCACGACCGGGTCCGACGAGCTGCGCCACGTCACCCGCGCCGGGCTGGCGTGCGTGACGAACCAGCGGTTCGGCACCCATCCGCCGGAGGAGTGGAACGGGTTCTCCCACGGGTTCACGTCGATGGCGCGACCGTAGGCGTGCGGGCTGCGCACCGACCGGCCGACGACCTTGCGGCAGTTGAACCCCGAGGTGTTGTCCGCCCGCATCGACTTGCGGTCGTCGGCGCCCTTCAGCGACTTCGACCAGCCGAAGCGGTCGACCCGGTACATGTTCCGGATCGGGTGCTTGCCCTTGAACATCGCAGTGAAGGCGCGGGCTGTCTTGCCGGCGACCTTGCGGTGGACGACGATCTCGCCGCGGCGCACGTATCCGTCGAACGCCCAGTAATTGACCCGCACGATGCGCAGATCCTTGCGCCCGACGGGGCAGCCGGAGTGCCAGCTGCGGCCCTTCATCGACTTCCACACCGAGTCCGAGAGCTTGGAGATCTTCGCGTCGGCGGCCTTCCGCGATGCGCGCGGCTGGGCCGGCAGGCTGCTGGGGCGGGGAGCGCCCTTGGGCAGGACGACCCGCGTGCCGGGCGGGAGGTTGTCGAGGGCGCGGGTCGCCGAGGTCGCCTTGGCGTACGTGCGCGTGCCGGTGAACCGGAGGCGGTACCGGCCGTCGTTGCGAGGCGCGAACGCGACCGCTCCGGTGCCGTTGCGGACGCTGATGGTGCGGGCCTTGCGCCAGGTCTTCGTGCCGGCCTTGCGGAACTCGAGCCGCACCGAGCCCGTGGGCGCCGGGCCGTGCGCGGCCTTCCACGACGCGACGAAGCGCGCCTTGCGGTAGTCGACGACGCGCGACGGGCTCTGCAGCCGCAGGGACGTCGCGATGCGGGTGCCCGTCACGGTGGCCGCGCCCGAGGTCGCGAGGACCGTCCCGGCGGCGTCGACGGCCTGCAGACGGACCCGGATCGGATCGACGGCGGTGCGCAGGCGGACGGTGAGGCGCGGCCCGTCGACGCTCAGGCCGCCGGCGTTGGTCCAGTCCTTCCCGAGTCGCTGCAGTCGGACCGTCGCGCCCTGCGGGAGGTCTGCGGCGGCGCCGGTCAGGGTGACCTGGGTGCCGATGGGACCCGAGGCCGATGCACGGCTCCACGCCACCGACGGCGGCGGAGCCGGCGGCTCCTCAGGCGCCGAGGGCTCGTCGGCTCGCGCCATGGCTGCCGACCCCAAGACCAGCGCCGTGACCACCACGGGCACCACGAGCCGACCTGACCACCGCACGATTCCCCGAGTCACGTGCTCAGGCTAGCCAGACGCGCGGGGGAGTGCGATTTCCGTTGGGAAGGATCTGGCTGCTAGCATGGTTGATCGAAGTGGAGGTCACTCCCACCTGCCGGGTTTCTGATCCGGGGGTCACCCATTGCGGGTCGTCTCTGGCGATCGCGCGGTGTGCGGCACCGTAGGGTGCGTGTGGTGACTTTCGCTTCGACGGAGGTCACCTTTTTTGTGTCCTCCACCACCGATCTCAGGAGGATCCATCAGCACAGATCTGCGCGTCAACGAGCGCATTCGCGTACCCGAGGTCCGGCTCGTCGGACCCAGCGGTGAACAGGTCGGCATCGTTCGTATCGAAGATGCCATGCGCCTGGCTGCAGAAGCCGATCTCGACCTGGTCGAGATCGCGCCCCACGAGCGTCCCCCGGTGTGCCGTCTCATGGACTTCGGAAAGTTCAAGTACGAGTCGGCGCAGAAGGCTCGTGAGTCCCGTCGCAACCAGACGAACACGGTCATCAAGGAGATGAAGCTCCGCCCGAAGATCGACCAGCACGACTACGCCACGAAGAAGGGCCACGTCGTGCGGTTCCTCCAGGCAGGCGACAAGGTCAAGATCACGATCATGTTCCGTGGCCGCGAGCAGCACCGTCCCGAGCTCGGGTACCGGCTGCTGCAGAAGCTGGCCGCCGACGTCGAGGATCTGGGCTTCATCGAGTCCAATGCGCGCCAGGACGGCCGCAACATGACGATGGTGCTCGCTCCGCACAAGAAGAAGTCCGAGGCGCAGGCCGAGGTCAAGGCCGCCAAGGCCGTGACCACCGCCGCGCGTGAGGCTGAGCGCGAGGCCGAGGCCGAGGCCGAGAAGGCGCATCGCGAAGAACACAAGAAGACAGCGACGGCGAAGAAGCCTCGTCGCCGCTCCGAGAACCTCGACCCAGACATGGAGGCATAACCGTGCCGAAGTTCAAGCCCCACTCGGGCATGAAGAAGCGCATCAAGATCACCGGCAAGGGCAAGCTCCGCCGCGAGCAGACCAACCGCCGCCACCTCCTTGAGGTCAAGTCCTCGACCCGGAAGCGCCGTCTCGCCGGCACGACCCAGGTGTCGAAGGCCGACACCAAGGCGGTCAAGAAGCTGCTCGGTCTCTGAGCGCCCCACCCCCCAAAGATTTGAAGGAGTAACACTGTGGCACGCGTCAAGCGTTCAGTGAACGCGCAGAAGAAGCGCCGCGAAGTCCTCGAGCGGGCGTCCGGCTACCGGGGCCAGCGCTCGCGGTTGTACCGCAAGGCCAAGGAGCAGGTCACCCACTCGCTGGTCTACTCGTACAACGACCGCAAGGCTCGCAAGGGCGACTTCCGTCGTCTCTGGATCCAGCGAATCAATGCCGCGGCTCGCGCCCAGGGCATGACGTACAACCGCTTCATCCAGGGCCTCAAGGCCGCCGAGGTCGAGGTCGACCGCAAGATCCTCGCGGATCTGGCCGTCAACGACATCGCCGCGTTCAACGCTCTCGTCGAGGTCGCCAAGGCGAACCTGCCCGAGGACGTCAACGCCCCCAAGGCCGACCAGGCCGTCTGAGCTCCGGCTCAAACTCTCACTCGTGGCGAGCCCCGGCGATCTCACCGTCCGTTCCGGACGGGTCAAGGTCGCGCGGCGGCTCGCCACGCGTGCGTTCCGGGTCAAGACCGGCGAGTTCCTCGCCGAGGGACCCCAGGCGGTTCGAGAGGCTCTCGCTGAGCCGGGCGTGGTGATCGAGGTCTTCGCGACCGTCGACGCCACCGAGCGGTACCCCGAGCTCGCGGATCAGGCCGAGACGTGGCACGTCGTCACCGACGACGTCGTCGCCGAGATCGCCGACTCCGTCACGCCCCAGGGCCTCGTGGCCCGCTGTCACTCGGTGCTGACCACGATCGAGGACATCCCCGAGGACGCGCGTCTCGTGCTGGTCTGCGCCGAGATCCGCGACCCGGGCAACCTCGGCGCGGTCATCCGCTGCGCCGACGCGGCCGGGGCCGCCGGCGTCATCGTCGCCGGCGAGAGTGTCGACCCGCTCAATCCCAAGGTCGTTCGCGCCACGGCCGGCTCGCTGTTCCATCTGCCCATCGCGGTCGAGGACGACGTGGACGCCGTCATCGCCGAGCTGCAGTCGCGCGGCGTCCAGGTGCTCGCGGCCGACGGCGCGGGGGAGACGGGCCTGTTCGACCCCGACCTCGACCTGGCGGCGCCCACCGCCTGGATGATGGGCAACGAGGCCCACGGACTGCCCGACGCGTGGTCCGCGCTGGCCGACCGGGTCGTCCACGTGCCGATCCTGGGCCGGGCCGAGAGCCTGAACCTGGCCACCGCCGCAGCGGTCTGCCTCTACTCCTCGGCGCGCGAGCAGGGTTAGGCTCTGGCTCGTGCCCTCAGACGAATACCCCGACGGCATCATCGTCGCCGACGCCGATGGGCGCGTGACGTTCGTCAACGAATGGATCAAGTACTGGGCCCGCGCCAAGGGCGACGAGATGCTCGGGATGCATCTGAACGACGCCGTCCCCTTCGACGATCTGGCGGGCAACAGCTGGTTCGACTCGGTGCACCCGTACGACGGTCTCGCGATCCGCACCCGCATCAGCGAGGCGTCCTGGTACTCCCCGCGCGGCAGTGAGTACCTGATCACCGCCGCCCTCGTGCGCGACCGGCCGGCCGGCAAGGTCATCAAGGTCGTCGTCTCGGTGCGCAACGCCCGCGTCCGCCTGCAGCGCGACCGCGAGAAGTCCGACATGGTCGCCACGGTCGCCCACGAGCTGCGGTCGCCGCTGACCGGCATCAAGGGGTTCACCGCGACCCTGCTGAGTCGCTGGGACGCGTTCACCGAGGAGCAGCGCCTCTTCATGCTGCAGACGATCGACGCGGACGCCGACCGGTTGAGCCGCCTCATCACCGAGCTGCTCGACGCCGCCCGGATCGACGCGGGCCGGCTCTCGCTGCGCACCGAGCCGGTGCGTCTCGAGGAGGTGGCCGATCGGGTGCTGAAGTCGGTCTTCTCCACCACCGACGAGCCGCCGGAGCCGCGGGTCACCGGTGAGATCCCGGTGGTCTGGGGCGACTCCGACCGGGTGACCCAGGTGCTGACCAACCTCGTCGAGAACGCGATCCGCCACGGCGAGGGCCTGCGCGAGCTGGTGCTGTCGCTCGAGGACCGTGGCTCGCAGCCGGGCGTGGCCGTCCGCATCGTCGACAACGGCCCGGGCATCCCGGAGGAGTCGCGCGTGCGCATCTTCAGCCGGTTCTGGCGCTCCGGCCCGGGGGCCGGAAGCGGCCTGGGCATGTTCATCGTGCGCGGTGTCGTGGACCAGCACGGCGGCTCGATCTCGATCGAGGACGCCGACGGCGGGGGAGCCTCGATCTGCGTGTGGTTCCCGGTCAACGAGCCGGACTCCCTGACCTCCTGACCCGCCGATAGACTCGAGGGCGTGTCTGCGCCCAATTCCGACTACGACCCGGTCGAGGTGACGCCTCTGCGCGCCGACGAGGTCGAACGCATGCGTGACGAGGCCCTCGCGGCCATCGCCGCGGCCGACTCCCTCGACGCCATCAAGCAGGTGCGCATCGACCACACCGGCGACCGCTCGCCGCTGGCGTTGGCCAACCGCGAGATCGGTGCGCTGCCGCCTGCCGCCCGCAAGGAGGCCGGCAAGCGCGTCGGCCAGGCCCGTGGCGCCGTCAACCAGGCGCTGGCCGCCCGCACCGCCGAGGTCGAGGCCGTCGAGTTCGAGCGTCGCCTGGCCGCCGAGACGGTCGACGTCACGCTGCCGACCGACGTCGAGCCCGTGGGCGCCCGTCACCCGATCACCACGATCCAGGAGCACGTCGCCGACATCTTCGTCGCGATGGGCTGGGAGGTCGCCGAGGGCCCCGAGGTCGAGGCCGAGTGGCTGAACTTCGACGCGCTCAACCTGGGCCCGGATCATCCGGCCCGCACGATGCAGGACACCTTCTGGCTCTCGCCGGAGTCCGCCGCGATGGTCCTGCGCACGCACACGTCGCCGGTCCAGGCCCGCACGATGCTCACCAACGAGCCGCCGATCTACGTCGTCTGCCCCGGGCGGGTCTACCGCACCGACGAGGCCGACGCGACCCACATGCCCGTCTTCCACCAGGTCGAGGGCCTGGCGATCGACAAGGGCCTGTCGATGGCCCACCTCAAGGGCACGCTCGACCACTTCGCGCGCGCCATCTACGGCACCGAGATCACCACCCGGTTCCGCCCGTCGTACTTCCCGTTCACCGAGCCCAGCGCCGAGGTGGACCTGCTCTGCTACGTCTGCCACAACGATCCGGCCGAGGTCGCCTCGTGCCGCACGTGCGGCGGGGAGGGCTGGGTCGAGTGGGGCGGCTGCGGAGTCGTCAACCCGCGCGTCCTGATCGCCTGCGGCGTCGATCCCGAGGAGTACTCGGGCTTCGCGTTCGGCATGGGCCTGGACCGCACCATCACCAGTCGTTACGACATCGCCGACCTGCGTGACCTGTGGGACGGCGACGTTCGCTTCACCGAGCCCTTCGGAGTTGGTCTCTGACATGCGTGTCCCCGTGGAGTGGCTGCGGTCACTCGTCGAACTTCCCGACGCCGTCACGACGGAGCAGTTGGCCGATCGCCTGACCATGTACGACCTCAAGCTCGAGGAGATCCTCGGCGGCGGCCTGTCCGGACCGCTGACGGTCGGCCGCGTGCTGGCGATCTCGCCCGAGGAGCAGAAGAACGGCAAGACGATCAACTGGTGCCGCGTCGACGTCGGCGACCAGAACGTGCCGTCCGTGCCCGATGCTCCCGGTGAGGACGTGCCCTCGCGCGGCATCATCTGCGGCGCGCACAACTTCGGCGTCGGCGACCTCGTCGTCGTGTCGCTGCCGGGCACGTACCTGCCGGCCCTCGGCTTCGAGATCGGCTCGCGCAAGACCTACGGTCACGTGTCCGACGGCATGATCTGCTCGACCACCGAGCTGGGTCTGGCCGAGGACGAGTCGACCGCCCACGGCATCGTCGTGCTCGAGCCCGGCTCGGCCGAGCCCGGTGACGACGCGATCGCGCTGCTGGGTCTGGCCGATCAGACCCTCGACCTCGAGGTGAACCCCGACCGCGCCTACGCGCTGAGCCTGCGCGGCGTCGCCCGCGACGCGGCCCTGGCGTTCGACGTGCCGTTCACCGACCCGGCCGACCGTCCCGTGCCGTCCACCGATGCCGGTGCCTACCCGGTGCGCGTCGAGGACCCGACCGGCTGCCCTGTCTTCACGACGCTCGTCGTCGAGGGCATCGACCCGGCTGCGAAGACCCCGGCGTGGCTGGCCAAGCGGATCACCGACGCCGGCATGCGTCCCATCTCGCTGACCGTCGACGTCAGCAACTACGTCATGCTCGAGCTCGGTCAGCCCAACCACTGCTACGACCGCGCCAAGCTGAGCGGCGACATCGTCGTCCGCCGCGCGCACGAGGGCGAGACGCTGCGCACGCTCGACGACGTCGACCGCAAGCTGAGCACCGACGACCTGCTGATCACCGACGCCGCGGGCCCTATCGGCCTGGCCGGCGTCATGGGCGGCGACCGCGTCGAGATCGACGCGACCAGCACCGACGTCGTCATCGAGGCCGCGCACTTCGACCCCGTCACGATCTTCCGCACCCAGAAGCGGCACAAGCTGCCCACCGAGGCCGCCAAGCGCTTCGAGCGTGGTGTCGACCCCGAGCTGCCGCTGCGCGCCGCCGCCCGGGTCGCCGAGCTGCTGGTCGAGCTGGCCGGCGGCACCCTCGTCGCCGGCGCCACCGTCGTCGGCACTGCTCCGTCAAGGCGACCGGTCACGTTCTCGACCGAGCTGCCCGCCCGGATCAGCGGCCTGCCGATCACGACCGAGCAGGCGCGTGACACGTACGAGCGCAACGGCTGTGTCGTCGAGGTGACCGGCGACCGGTTCACCGTGACGCCTCCGTCGTGGCGCTTCGACCTCAACGATCCGTACGACTTCGTCGAGGAGGCGCTGCGCACGGCCGGGTACGAGAACGTGCCCTCCGTGCTGCCCACGCCCACCGGCGGCCGCGGACTCACCCGCTCGCAGGAGCTGCGCCGCCGCGTCGGCCACGTACTGGCCGGCGCCGGCCTCGTCGAGGTCACGACGCTGCCGTTCGTCGGCGACGCCGACCTCGACCGGCTCGCGCTACCGCAGGACGACCCGCGACGCGACCTCGTCCGCCTGGCCAACCCGCTGTCGGCCGAGGAGCCGGGCCTGACCCCGACGCTGCTGATCGGGCTGCTGCGCGCGGCCTCGCTCAACATCGGTCGCGGTCACGACTCCGTCCAGATCAGCGAGATCGGCCGCGTGTTCCACCCGCGCTCCGGCGACGCCGTCGCACCGATCTACGGCGTCGACCGTCGTCCGACGGCCGAGGAGCTGGCTGCCCTCGACGCCGCTCTGCCCGAGCAGCCGCGCCACGTCGGCTTCGTCCTGGTGGGCGAGCGCGAGCGCTCCGGCTGGTCCGGCCCCGGCCGACCCGTCGCCTGGACCGATGCTCTGGCTCTGGCGCGCCTCGTCGC
This region includes:
- the infC gene encoding translation initiation factor IF-3; the encoded protein is MCPPPPISGGSISTDLRVNERIRVPEVRLVGPSGEQVGIVRIEDAMRLAAEADLDLVEIAPHERPPVCRLMDFGKFKYESAQKARESRRNQTNTVIKEMKLRPKIDQHDYATKKGHVVRFLQAGDKVKITIMFRGREQHRPELGYRLLQKLAADVEDLGFIESNARQDGRNMTMVLAPHKKKSEAQAEVKAAKAVTTAAREAEREAEAEAEKAHREEHKKTATAKKPRRRSENLDPDMEA
- a CDS encoding SseB family protein, with translation MSVHGGGRSLASPAFPDDDGSTDPTLDLTDDTTVLATLGTARVFVPVVAVLGEQATDGSDKNSDMAAVLMTGADGRTALLAFSSIETMTRWNPNSRPVPVYGRDAARSAIAEGASALLLDLAQPSFSVVETEDLEHLAAEHVLVRTPAGTAWVEPA
- the rplT gene encoding 50S ribosomal protein L20; translated protein: MARVKRSVNAQKKRREVLERASGYRGQRSRLYRKAKEQVTHSLVYSYNDRKARKGDFRRLWIQRINAAARAQGMTYNRFIQGLKAAEVEVDRKILADLAVNDIAAFNALVEVAKANLPEDVNAPKADQAV
- a CDS encoding phosphoribosyl-ATP diphosphatase yields the protein MKTFDGLFAELSEKAATRPEGSRTVEELDAGVHAIGKKLVEEAAESWMAAEHEGPARAAEEISQLLYHAQVMMIAAGISLDDVYSHL
- a CDS encoding bifunctional 3,4-dihydroxy-2-butanone-4-phosphate synthase/GTP cyclohydrolase II encodes the protein MSEQYSGVRLDSIERAIDDIREGKAIVVVDDEGRENEGDIIFAASKATPELMAFLVRYSSGLVCAPVTGEILDRLAIPLMTPHNRDRLRTAYTVSIDARDGVTTGISASDRARTCRVLADSATEPFEITQPGHIVPLRAKPGGVLERPGHTEAAVDFARLAGLTPAGVIGEVMNDDGTLKRAPELREFADEHGLALVSIADLQVHLRLHESQVDRLAETRLPTEFGQFRALGYRDRIEGAEHVALVHGEPGTEDVLVRLHSECLTGDVFGSRRCDCGPQFEAAMAAVVAEGAGIVVYLRGHEGRGIGLLHKLQAYELQDEGQDTVDANLALGFGEDERDYAAGAQILRDLGITSVRLLTNNPDKATQLEQYGVKVAERLPVVIAPTPDNLRYLQTKAARMGHDLPDLHIDEES
- a CDS encoding M15 family metallopeptidase, whose protein sequence is MTRGIVRWSGRLVVPVVVTALVLGSAAMARADEPSAPEEPPAPPPSVAWSRASASGPIGTQVTLTGAAADLPQGATVRLQRLGKDWTNAGGLSVDGPRLTVRLRTAVDPIRVRLQAVDAAGTVLATSGAATVTGTRIATSLRLQSPSRVVDYRKARFVASWKAAHGPAPTGSVRLEFRKAGTKTWRKARTISVRNGTGAVAFAPRNDGRYRLRFTGTRTYAKATSATRALDNLPPGTRVVLPKGAPRPSSLPAQPRASRKAADAKISKLSDSVWKSMKGRSWHSGCPVGRKDLRIVRVNYWAFDGYVRRGEIVVHRKVAGKTARAFTAMFKGKHPIRNMYRVDRFGWSKSLKGADDRKSMRADNTSGFNCRKVVGRSVRSPHAYGRAIDVNPWENPFHSSGGWVPNRWFVTHASPARVTWRSSSDPVVKLMRKHGFRWSYGRSDMHHFDG
- the rpmI gene encoding 50S ribosomal protein L35 yields the protein MPKFKPHSGMKKRIKITGKGKLRREQTNRRHLLEVKSSTRKRRLAGTTQVSKADTKAVKKLLGL
- a CDS encoding PH domain-containing protein yields the protein MTTRRTFRPTGVIVVMWAMVVVLTVMAFVIGTRLPEDYQFRTSETATIGVLIGAVAIFALACTLSRASGDEESLTFVNGFRKHVLRWDEIAVISMRAGAPWPTVETKDGRRLPVFAIQGSEGGSARDAVSWLVGHMR
- the ribH gene encoding 6,7-dimethyl-8-ribityllumazine synthase, producing the protein MAGHGAPELTVDGTGAKVAIVASSWHTEVMDGLVAGAERALKEAGVSDPTLVRAAGSFELPIIAQGCAKAGYDVVVALGVIIRGGTPHFEYVSAATTDGLSRVALDTGVPVGFGLLTCDDEQQALDRAGLPGSNEDKGREAAEAALAAWVTLRGLAPRR
- a CDS encoding AIM24 family protein produces the protein MQSELFGQANLEKQTNERFVVQNPQMLRVSLGDDVLAVKGAMVAYQGAVTFNHESAGSMGRLLKKAVSGDDVPLMRVSGQGEVFFADTAGYVFLVQLTGDALSVSGRNLLAFDSSLKWDIKRVKAGSMMAGGLFNMELSGTGTVALHAVGQPVVLDCAQQATHVDVNAAVAWSSHLQPQLVNSMNVRSMLRGGSGEAFQYRYHGQGFVVVQPSEWDSGASGSSGGSSGGGGIIGDLFS
- the hisG gene encoding ATP phosphoribosyltransferase, which codes for MLKVAVPNKGALSEAAAEMLAEAGYRQRRNAKDLVCVDADNEVEFFYLRPRDIAIYVGEGTLDAGITGRDLLLDSGAKADEAMTLGFAGSTFRFAAPRGTLTSEAELAGRRIATSYPGIVRAHLETLGIDAQVVRLDGAVETSIRLGVADAIADVVETGTTLRQAGLEVFGEPILQSEALMITRSASEAPAGLEVFRRRLESVIVARTYVMMDYDIRVENVEKAVNLTPGIESPTVSPLHREGWVAVRAMVPRDASQRIMDDLYALGGRGILVTDILSCRI